One Kaistella polysaccharea DNA segment encodes these proteins:
- a CDS encoding co-chaperone GroES, giving the protein MSVNFKPLADRVLVEPTAAETKTASGIIIPDTAKEKPQEGIVIAAGPGKIDEPTTVKVGDKVLYGKYSGSELKLDGKDYLIVKESDILGILG; this is encoded by the coding sequence ATGTCAGTAAACTTTAAACCATTAGCAGACCGAGTATTGGTAGAGCCAACCGCTGCTGAAACGAAGACCGCCTCAGGAATTATTATCCCAGATACGGCAAAAGAAAAACCACAGGAAGGTATTGTAATAGCCGCAGGACCCGGTAAGATAGATGAGCCGACCACTGTGAAAGTTGGTGATAAAGTGCTTTACGGAAAATATTCAGGATCCGAATTAAAGTTAGATGGTAAAGATTATCTAATCGTAAAAGAAAGCGATATATTGGGGATTCTTGGGTAA
- a CDS encoding IPExxxVDY family protein encodes MKTQKIILDIDHDEEITIGLVRFAKEVPDHEIFFHLNSINPFNFTRITDFIYRGQFSDYYFPRFQAFHHSTQVCIHFISNRATQIIQKKTSSELFTEDEDSSFLLKNFQDVDYIITTSEPFDDFSVILLPENLMFQIQDFLISPEEELYQLIQYYE; translated from the coding sequence TTGAAAACCCAAAAGATCATACTTGATATTGACCATGACGAAGAAATTACCATTGGTTTAGTACGTTTTGCAAAGGAAGTTCCGGATCACGAAATTTTTTTCCATCTTAATTCTATTAATCCTTTTAATTTTACACGGATTACGGATTTTATTTATCGCGGTCAGTTTTCCGATTACTATTTCCCACGTTTTCAGGCTTTTCATCATTCAACACAGGTTTGCATTCACTTTATTTCAAACCGTGCGACGCAGATTATTCAGAAAAAAACCTCATCAGAACTGTTTACAGAAGACGAAGATTCCTCATTTCTACTTAAAAATTTTCAGGATGTTGACTATATTATCACGACATCGGAACCATTTGATGATTTTTCAGTAATTTTGCTCCCTGAAAATCTGATGTTTCAGATTCAGGATTTTCTTATCAGCCCCGAAGAGGAGCTCTATCAATTAATTCAATATTATGAATAA
- a CDS encoding M1 family metallopeptidase, with the protein MKIKLLAFILCSTVFFAQNIQNNPTSNHGNKFEQLGTILPTPNIYRTGSGAPGQGYWQNRADYDITAYLDEDKRNLKGSETVTYYNNSPDDLEYLWLQLDENEQSSMKNAGYQDESFIPKRANSDDLKTTDLPAKNNGYGVNLEKVTDASGKALPYIVNKTMMRIDLPKILKKGEKFTFKIDWNYNIPNRIEMGGRGGYEFFPEDGNDLYTITQWYPRMCVYSDFKGWQHNQFTGRGEFALAFGDFKVSMNVPADHIVASTGSGKNFDQVLTSAQLARWKQAQTASEPIEIVTLEEAKNAEKKKSKERKIWKFEADNVRDFAWTSSRKFIWDGMKVIIPENKNEVMAMSLYPKEAYNLYRKFSTKVIAHTIKTYSEYTIPYPYPVAQSIEAANGMEYPMICFNYGRTEKDGTYSEGIKNGMIGVIIHEVGHNFFPMIINSDERQWSWMDEGLNTFVEYLTEEKWDNKFPSRRGPAHTIVDYMKLPKDQLEPIMTNSENIIQFGPNAYSKPATGLNILRETIVGRDLFDKAFKTYSKRWAFKHPEPADFFRSMNDASAENLDWFWRGWFYGIDPVDIAIDKVTVVKPEFGAVPQNREFIYTIDAPMQNEFVDISKIRNKEDKSISFYTDKDKETQDFYWRYNRGQEKVDAKKEYRIKVDNLQEVPQKEKSKLENIYAYQIDFVNKGGLVMPIILEFTFEDGTKLNDKSSAQIWRKNEKQVSKTYYFDKKLKSIQLDPMRETADIDTSNNFWGEIPEPSSKFQVFKQKHEGASRGAANGKVNPMQAAGKKN; encoded by the coding sequence ATGAAAATCAAATTACTCGCATTTATTTTGTGTTCTACAGTGTTTTTTGCGCAGAATATTCAAAACAATCCAACCAGCAATCACGGCAACAAGTTCGAACAACTTGGCACCATTCTTCCCACTCCCAATATTTACAGAACAGGTTCTGGTGCACCTGGACAGGGATACTGGCAAAACCGTGCAGATTATGATATCACTGCTTATCTGGATGAAGATAAAAGAAATTTAAAAGGTTCCGAAACCGTAACGTATTACAACAACTCGCCAGATGATTTAGAATATCTGTGGTTGCAGCTTGATGAAAATGAGCAGTCTTCAATGAAAAATGCAGGCTATCAGGATGAATCTTTTATACCCAAACGTGCCAATTCTGACGATTTAAAAACGACCGATCTGCCAGCAAAAAATAATGGTTACGGTGTAAATTTAGAGAAAGTTACAGATGCTTCTGGAAAGGCGCTTCCTTATATTGTGAATAAAACCATGATGCGAATCGATCTCCCTAAAATTTTGAAAAAAGGAGAGAAATTTACTTTTAAAATAGATTGGAATTATAATATACCCAACCGAATAGAAATGGGAGGCCGAGGCGGTTATGAATTTTTCCCCGAAGATGGTAATGATTTGTACACCATTACGCAGTGGTATCCGAGAATGTGTGTATACAGTGATTTCAAAGGTTGGCAACACAATCAATTTACCGGAAGGGGTGAATTTGCGCTAGCTTTTGGAGATTTTAAAGTTTCAATGAACGTTCCAGCAGATCATATTGTAGCTTCTACAGGATCGGGTAAAAACTTTGATCAGGTGTTAACTTCTGCACAGCTTGCACGCTGGAAACAAGCGCAGACTGCAAGTGAACCTATCGAAATTGTAACGCTTGAGGAAGCGAAAAATGCTGAAAAGAAAAAATCAAAAGAGAGAAAAATATGGAAATTCGAAGCCGATAATGTACGTGATTTCGCCTGGACCTCTTCCCGTAAATTTATTTGGGACGGAATGAAAGTAATAATTCCGGAAAATAAAAACGAAGTGATGGCGATGAGCTTATATCCGAAAGAAGCCTACAATCTATACCGAAAGTTTTCTACGAAAGTAATTGCACATACTATTAAAACCTATTCTGAGTATACGATTCCTTATCCTTATCCTGTAGCACAATCAATTGAAGCAGCCAATGGAATGGAATATCCGATGATTTGTTTCAATTACGGAAGAACCGAAAAAGATGGAACCTATTCTGAAGGAATAAAAAATGGAATGATTGGCGTCATCATCCATGAAGTTGGACACAATTTCTTTCCCATGATTATTAACTCTGATGAAAGACAATGGTCCTGGATGGACGAAGGTTTAAATACTTTTGTAGAATATCTGACCGAAGAAAAGTGGGATAATAAATTCCCTTCCCGAAGAGGTCCTGCGCACACCATCGTGGATTATATGAAATTACCAAAAGATCAGTTGGAACCGATAATGACCAATTCTGAAAACATCATTCAGTTTGGTCCGAATGCTTATTCCAAACCAGCAACAGGATTAAACATTCTTCGTGAAACAATCGTTGGTCGAGATTTATTTGATAAAGCTTTTAAAACCTATTCAAAAAGATGGGCATTTAAACATCCTGAACCTGCAGATTTTTTCCGTAGTATGAATGATGCAAGTGCCGAAAATCTGGATTGGTTCTGGAGAGGTTGGTTTTACGGAATTGATCCTGTAGATATTGCCATTGATAAAGTGACCGTGGTTAAACCTGAATTCGGTGCTGTACCGCAGAATCGTGAATTTATTTATACGATTGATGCGCCGATGCAGAATGAGTTTGTAGATATTTCTAAAATTAGAAATAAAGAAGATAAAAGTATTAGTTTCTATACCGATAAAGATAAAGAAACCCAGGATTTCTACTGGCGTTACAATCGCGGACAGGAAAAAGTAGATGCAAAAAAAGAATACAGAATTAAAGTAGATAATCTGCAGGAAGTTCCGCAAAAAGAGAAATCAAAATTAGAAAATATTTACGCCTATCAAATAGATTTTGTGAATAAAGGCGGTTTGGTAATGCCGATTATTTTAGAATTTACATTCGAAGATGGGACTAAATTGAACGATAAATCATCTGCCCAGATCTGGAGAAAAAATGAAAAACAGGTTTCGAAAACTTATTATTTCGATAAAAAGTTGAAATCTATCCAGTTGGATCCAATGAGGGAAACTGCAGATATTGATACTTCAAATAATTTCTGGGGAGAAATACCAGAACCATCCTCGAAATTTCAGGTATTCAAACAAAAGCACGAAGGTGCATCACGTGGCGCAGCAAACGGAAAAGTAAATCCAATGCAAGCGGCAGGCAAGAAAAATTAA
- the pyk gene encoding pyruvate kinase: MNKYLKKTKIIATLGPASSDKETMIQLVQAGVDIFRINFSHADYDIVKTNIQTIREINKELGCSVGILGDLQGPKLRVGVVKEGSYLNPGDILTFTNEKIEGDSTRVYMTYQKFPQDVKVGERILIDDGKLVLEVIETNEIDTVRAKTIQGGPLSSKKGVNLPNTNVSLPALTEKDVEDANFMLDLEVDWIALSFVRHAQDIIDLKEIIKNHPTNKLKTPIIAKIEKPEGVRNIEQILMECDGLMVARGDLGVEVPMEEVPAIQKNLVAIARNYSKPVIIATQMMETMINSLTPTRAEVNDVANSVLDGADAVMLSGETSVGKYPVDVVKNMAKIVKNIEQTHFYRTKNSPIEHNFECIDERFITNRICLAAVRIAKTTNVEAIVTLTNSGYTAFQISAHRPNSNIIVFSSNKRVITMLNLLWGVRAFYYDMQKSTDETIIQVNMLAHTNGFVQKGDFVINLNATPAYEDGKTNTLRLTTI, from the coding sequence ATGAATAAATATTTAAAAAAGACAAAAATAATTGCAACCCTAGGACCTGCATCTTCTGATAAGGAGACGATGATTCAACTGGTACAGGCAGGTGTAGATATATTTCGGATAAATTTTTCGCATGCTGACTACGACATTGTAAAGACAAACATTCAAACGATCAGGGAAATCAATAAAGAACTTGGTTGTTCCGTAGGAATCTTGGGAGATTTACAAGGTCCAAAACTTCGTGTAGGTGTTGTAAAAGAAGGTTCGTACCTGAATCCTGGAGATATATTAACCTTTACCAATGAAAAAATTGAAGGAGATTCCACAAGAGTTTACATGACTTACCAGAAATTTCCGCAAGACGTAAAAGTTGGTGAAAGAATCTTGATCGATGACGGAAAACTTGTCTTAGAAGTTATTGAAACCAATGAAATTGATACCGTTCGTGCAAAAACAATTCAAGGTGGACCGCTAAGTTCTAAAAAAGGAGTTAATCTTCCGAATACAAATGTTTCTTTGCCGGCACTGACTGAAAAAGATGTTGAAGATGCGAACTTTATGCTTGATTTAGAGGTAGACTGGATCGCATTATCATTTGTCAGACATGCGCAGGATATTATAGATTTAAAAGAAATCATTAAAAATCATCCTACGAATAAACTCAAGACGCCGATTATCGCTAAAATTGAAAAACCCGAAGGTGTTCGAAATATCGAACAAATTTTAATGGAGTGCGACGGACTCATGGTAGCCCGTGGTGATTTAGGTGTAGAGGTTCCTATGGAAGAAGTTCCGGCTATTCAGAAAAATCTGGTGGCAATTGCCCGTAATTATTCGAAACCAGTAATCATTGCGACCCAAATGATGGAAACCATGATTAACAGTTTAACACCGACAAGAGCGGAGGTTAATGATGTTGCCAACTCCGTTTTAGATGGCGCTGATGCGGTGATGCTTTCGGGGGAAACGTCTGTGGGGAAATATCCGGTAGATGTGGTGAAGAATATGGCAAAAATTGTAAAAAATATTGAACAAACTCATTTTTACAGAACTAAAAACTCACCTATTGAGCACAATTTCGAATGTATTGATGAGCGTTTTATTACGAATAGAATTTGTCTGGCTGCGGTGAGAATTGCGAAAACCACCAATGTTGAAGCGATCGTAACTTTAACCAATTCAGGTTATACTGCGTTCCAGATTTCGGCGCACCGACCTAATTCTAATATCATCGTTTTCAGCTCTAATAAGCGCGTAATTACGATGTTAAATTTACTTTGGGGAGTTAGAGCATTCTATTATGACATGCAAAAATCTACGGATGAAACCATTATTCAGGTTAACATGTTGGCGCACACCAACGGTTTTGTACAAAAAGGAGATTTTGTAATTAATCTAAATGCTACTCCAGCCTATGAAGATGGCAAAACAAATACATTACGATTAACAACGATTTAA
- the rnc gene encoding ribonuclease III, with amino-acid sequence MELQKYISKFLAKRKKNLSEKDYHLSNEITKIIGYPIHNINLYREAFSLKTPSKFKQNNNYERLEFLGDSVLGTIISCHLFATYPNANEGYLTQMKSKIVNRKNLNKLGTELGLANFLQNESNTTLSENLAGNLFESLVGAIYLDLDYDTCKKIVLERLLTPSEINKLENKIVSYKGLLLEWSQKKKLCIRYETVEEMQGNKNLVFRTHVWLEEERISNATDTSKKKAEEKAAQRAFYILNKKQCILENPKDHT; translated from the coding sequence ATGGAGTTACAGAAGTACATTTCTAAATTCCTAGCCAAAAGAAAAAAAAACCTCTCGGAGAAAGATTATCATTTAAGCAATGAGATTACCAAAATAATAGGTTATCCCATTCACAATATCAATCTTTACCGTGAAGCTTTTTCTTTAAAGACTCCTTCAAAATTTAAGCAAAATAATAACTATGAACGCCTGGAGTTCTTAGGAGATTCTGTTTTGGGAACCATTATTTCCTGTCATCTGTTTGCGACTTATCCAAATGCGAATGAAGGGTATTTAACACAGATGAAATCTAAAATTGTAAACCGAAAAAATCTCAATAAACTTGGGACAGAACTTGGTCTCGCCAATTTTCTTCAAAACGAATCCAATACAACATTAAGCGAAAATTTAGCGGGTAATCTATTTGAATCTCTGGTCGGCGCAATTTATTTGGATCTGGATTATGACACGTGTAAAAAAATTGTTCTGGAACGATTGCTTACGCCGTCGGAAATAAACAAATTGGAGAATAAAATTGTAAGTTATAAAGGTTTGCTGCTGGAATGGAGCCAGAAAAAGAAACTCTGCATACGTTATGAAACGGTTGAGGAAATGCAGGGAAATAAAAATTTAGTTTTTAGAACGCATGTTTGGTTAGAAGAGGAAAGGATTTCTAATGCGACCGATACCTCGAAGAAAAAAGCAGAGGAAAAAGCAGCACAGCGCGCCTTCTATATTTTAAATAAAAAACAATGTATCCTTGAAAACCCAAAAGATCATACTTGA
- the fabF gene encoding beta-ketoacyl-ACP synthase II: MELKRVVVTGFGAITPVGKNAKDYWESLVRGESGAAPITLFDARNFKTKFACEVKNFDPLEHFDKKEAKKMDRNTQLGLVAAREAVTHSRIMEDGVDKNRVGVIWGSGIGGLETFEHEVLGWANTEIPRFNPFFIPKMIADITPGHISIEYGFHGPNYTTVSACASSANAIIDSKMLIQLGKADVIVCGGSEAAVTASGVGGFNAMMALSTRNDDPTTASRPFDKDRDGFVLGEGAGTIILEEYEHAIKRGATIYAELKGGGMSADAYHMTAPHPEGLGAYLVMKNCLEDAGITADEVDHINMHGTSTPLGDIAESNAISRLLGEHAFDIQINSTKSMTGHLLGAAGVVEAIAAIHTIIHNIVPPTINHFTDDEKIDSRLNFTFHHAVKKEVNVAMSNTFGFGGHNACVLFTKI; the protein is encoded by the coding sequence ATGGAATTAAAAAGAGTAGTTGTTACCGGCTTCGGCGCTATTACACCCGTTGGAAAAAATGCCAAAGATTACTGGGAAAGCCTCGTGAGAGGTGAGAGCGGTGCTGCTCCTATTACTCTTTTTGATGCCAGAAATTTTAAAACCAAATTTGCGTGCGAAGTGAAAAACTTCGATCCACTAGAGCATTTCGATAAGAAAGAAGCTAAGAAAATGGATAGAAATACGCAGTTGGGACTCGTTGCCGCACGTGAAGCGGTAACACATTCTAGAATTATGGAAGACGGGGTTGATAAAAACCGCGTTGGCGTAATCTGGGGTTCCGGAATTGGTGGTCTTGAAACTTTCGAACATGAAGTATTGGGTTGGGCAAACACGGAAATTCCGCGTTTTAATCCTTTCTTTATTCCGAAAATGATCGCGGATATTACGCCGGGACACATTTCTATAGAATATGGATTTCATGGTCCAAACTACACCACTGTTTCTGCATGTGCCTCTTCGGCAAATGCAATTATAGATTCTAAAATGCTGATTCAACTCGGCAAAGCAGACGTCATTGTTTGTGGTGGTTCTGAAGCAGCCGTAACAGCCAGCGGTGTTGGTGGATTTAATGCGATGATGGCCTTATCAACACGAAATGATGATCCCACAACTGCATCCCGACCATTTGACAAAGACAGAGATGGCTTTGTGTTGGGTGAAGGAGCAGGAACAATTATTTTAGAAGAGTACGAACATGCTATAAAGCGTGGCGCGACTATTTACGCTGAATTAAAAGGCGGTGGAATGAGCGCAGATGCTTATCACATGACAGCACCTCATCCGGAAGGATTGGGAGCGTACCTCGTAATGAAAAATTGCCTGGAAGATGCCGGAATTACAGCTGATGAAGTCGATCACATCAATATGCATGGGACTTCTACTCCATTAGGTGATATTGCAGAATCTAATGCAATTTCCCGATTGCTGGGTGAGCACGCATTTGATATTCAAATCAATTCCACGAAATCAATGACCGGTCACTTATTAGGTGCAGCGGGAGTTGTAGAAGCTATTGCTGCGATTCATACCATTATTCACAACATAGTTCCCCCAACGATCAATCACTTTACTGATGATGAGAAAATTGACAGCAGATTGAACTTTACGTTTCACCACGCGGTGAAAAAAGAAGTAAATGTGGCTATGAGCAATACCTTTGGATTTGGCGGACATAATGCCTGCGTACTTTTTACTAAAATTTAA
- a CDS encoding acyl carrier protein has protein sequence MSDIASRVKAIIADKLDVEETEVTPEASFTNDLGADSLDTVELIMEFEKEFNIQIPDDQAEKITTVGHAIAYIEEVVNK, from the coding sequence ATGTCAGACATTGCATCAAGAGTAAAAGCGATTATCGCTGATAAACTCGACGTTGAAGAAACAGAAGTTACTCCAGAAGCTAGCTTTACTAATGATTTAGGAGCAGATTCATTGGATACTGTTGAATTAATCATGGAATTCGAAAAAGAATTTAACATTCAGATTCCTGATGATCAGGCAGAAAAAATCACAACGGTAGGACACGCTATTGCTTATATTGAAGAAGTAGTGAACAAATAA
- the hutG gene encoding formimidoylglutamase: MIWQGRFDGNEPLYHRVFQRVSLEENYEVIKKNDFVLHGFAVDEGVKRNKGREGAKNAPDNIRKNTANFPIVNPHFSLKDYGNIVCEDHDLEKAQAELSEAVQKVLEGNGKSIVFGGGHEVMFAHYSGIKKNFPQKKIGIINIDAHFDNREIDPKIGASSGTGFWQIKQEGAIHSLHVGIQRNSNTLKLFDTAHQSGMKYILAEEVFFENLPNLYLKLDEFLAEADVVYLTICMDVFNVAIAPGVSALAYNGIFADAAFMHLYKHILNSEKLIAMDVAEVNPTFDEAEKTSRLAAALINEWFMTNSFY; this comes from the coding sequence ATGATTTGGCAAGGACGTTTCGATGGTAATGAACCTTTATATCACCGAGTTTTTCAAAGGGTTTCTCTGGAAGAGAATTATGAAGTCATTAAAAAAAATGATTTTGTTCTTCATGGTTTTGCCGTTGATGAAGGCGTAAAAAGGAATAAAGGACGAGAAGGCGCAAAAAATGCTCCAGACAACATTCGAAAAAATACCGCCAATTTTCCGATCGTAAATCCGCACTTTTCACTAAAAGATTACGGAAACATCGTTTGTGAAGACCATGATTTAGAAAAAGCACAGGCGGAGCTTTCAGAAGCAGTTCAAAAGGTTCTTGAAGGAAATGGCAAATCGATTGTATTTGGCGGTGGCCATGAAGTAATGTTCGCCCATTATTCCGGAATTAAAAAAAATTTTCCGCAGAAAAAAATCGGCATCATAAATATTGACGCACATTTTGATAATCGGGAAATAGATCCAAAAATTGGCGCAAGTTCAGGTACTGGATTCTGGCAAATTAAGCAGGAAGGTGCGATTCATTCCTTACATGTCGGGATACAGCGGAATTCTAATACTTTGAAATTATTTGATACCGCCCATCAAAGTGGGATGAAATATATTTTAGCCGAAGAAGTTTTTTTCGAAAATTTGCCCAATCTCTATCTTAAACTCGATGAATTTTTAGCAGAAGCTGATGTCGTTTATTTGACAATCTGCATGGATGTCTTCAATGTGGCTATTGCACCTGGCGTTTCTGCTTTGGCTTATAATGGAATTTTTGCAGATGCAGCTTTTATGCATTTATATAAACACATTTTAAATTCAGAGAAACTCATTGCAATGGATGTAGCAGAAGTTAATCCAACATTCGACGAGGCGGAGAAAACTTCCAGATTAGCTGCAGCTTTGATAAATGAGTGGTTTATGACAAATTCTTTTTATTAA
- the paaA gene encoding 1,2-phenylacetyl-CoA epoxidase subunit PaaA: MNQDKFLDYVQAENKVEPKDVMPDDYRKLLVRQISQHAHSEIVGMLPEANWISRAPTLRRKMALLAKIQDEAGHGLYLYAATETLNNGEIAADRDSTYNDMLSGKAKYSSIFNYPALSWADIGAIGWLVDGAAIMNQVMLMGNSYGPYSRAMVRICKEESFHQRQGYEILMTLCRGTKEQKDLAQEALNRFWWPALMMFGPNDADSPNSQKSMNYRVKRESNDDLRQRFVDVTVSQADFLGLKVPDENLKWNEETQHYDFGELPWDEFMEVLKGNGPCNKKRLETKRKAQREHSWVKDAAMAFAENTKEETVNH, translated from the coding sequence ATGAATCAAGATAAATTTTTAGATTACGTACAGGCAGAAAATAAAGTAGAACCGAAAGATGTAATGCCAGACGATTACAGAAAACTTTTGGTAAGACAAATTTCGCAACACGCCCATTCTGAAATCGTGGGAATGCTGCCGGAAGCCAACTGGATTTCACGAGCTCCAACATTGAGAAGGAAAATGGCGTTGCTCGCTAAAATTCAAGATGAAGCTGGACACGGCCTTTATTTATATGCCGCCACAGAAACTTTGAATAACGGCGAGATCGCTGCGGACAGAGATTCTACTTATAATGACATGCTTTCCGGAAAAGCAAAATATTCCAGCATCTTCAATTATCCTGCACTTTCTTGGGCAGATATTGGTGCAATCGGCTGGCTCGTAGATGGCGCGGCGATTATGAATCAGGTGATGTTGATGGGAAATTCTTACGGACCTTATTCCAGAGCGATGGTGCGAATTTGTAAAGAAGAGTCTTTTCATCAAAGACAAGGTTATGAAATTCTGATGACGCTTTGTCGCGGAACGAAAGAACAAAAAGATTTAGCACAAGAAGCCCTAAACCGTTTCTGGTGGCCGGCACTGATGATGTTTGGTCCAAATGATGCAGATTCTCCTAACTCACAGAAATCGATGAATTATCGAGTGAAAAGAGAGAGCAACGATGATCTGCGCCAGAGATTTGTAGATGTGACGGTTTCCCAGGCGGATTTTCTAGGATTAAAAGTCCCTGATGAAAATTTAAAATGGAATGAAGAAACCCAACATTACGATTTCGGGGAATTGCCGTGGGATGAATTCATGGAAGTTTTAAAGGGAAACGGACCTTGTAATAAAAAGCGGTTGGAAACGAAGCGAAAAGCCCAACGTGAACATTCTTGGGTAAAAGATGCCGCGATGGCGTTTGCTGAAAATACAAAAGAAGAAACTGTAAATCATTAA
- the groL gene encoding chaperonin GroEL (60 kDa chaperone family; promotes refolding of misfolded polypeptides especially under stressful conditions; forms two stacked rings of heptamers to form a barrel-shaped 14mer; ends can be capped by GroES; misfolded proteins enter the barrel where they are refolded when GroES binds), translating to MAKEIKFDIESRDALKRGVDALANAVKVTLGPKGRNVVIEKSFGAPHVTKDGVSVAKEIELEDRVENMGAQMVKEVASRTSDIAGDGTTTATVLAQAIVREGLKNVAAGANPMDLKRGIDKAVSAVVENLKSQSQEVGDSSEKIKQVASISANNDDTIGSLIAEAFGKVGKEGVITVEEAKGTDTTVDVVEGMQFDRGYQSPYFVTNPEKMVTELENPYILLVEKKISSMKDLLPVLEPVAQAGKALLIICEEVEGEALATLVVNKLRGSLKIAAVKAPGFGDRRKAMLEDIAILTGGTVISEERGFTMENATLEMLGTAEKVVIDKDNTTLVNGGGDEAQIKGRVNQIKAQMETTTSDYDKEKLQERLAKLAGGVAVLYVGATSEIEMKEKKDRVDDALHATRAAVEEGIVPGGGVALVRSIPTLDNLKGENQDQDTGIKIVKRAIEEPLRQIVANAGGEGSVVVAKVAEGTADYGFNAKNDEYVNMYEAGIIDPTKVVRVALENAASVAGMLLTTECVITEVKKDEPAMPMGGGMPGMM from the coding sequence ATGGCAAAAGAAATAAAATTTGATATCGAATCAAGAGACGCTTTGAAAAGAGGTGTTGATGCACTGGCGAATGCCGTAAAAGTAACTTTAGGTCCGAAGGGAAGAAACGTAGTAATCGAAAAATCTTTTGGTGCACCTCACGTAACCAAAGATGGAGTTTCTGTTGCGAAAGAAATCGAACTGGAAGACAGAGTAGAAAATATGGGTGCTCAAATGGTGAAAGAAGTTGCTTCTAGAACCAGCGATATCGCCGGAGATGGAACTACTACTGCAACTGTTTTGGCTCAGGCAATCGTTCGCGAAGGTTTGAAAAACGTTGCTGCAGGCGCAAACCCAATGGATTTGAAAAGAGGAATCGATAAAGCTGTAAGTGCTGTCGTTGAAAACCTTAAATCTCAGTCTCAGGAAGTTGGTGATTCTTCAGAAAAGATTAAACAAGTTGCTTCAATCTCAGCAAACAACGATGATACTATCGGATCTTTGATCGCTGAAGCTTTTGGTAAAGTTGGAAAAGAAGGAGTAATCACTGTTGAAGAAGCAAAAGGAACCGATACAACGGTAGATGTTGTAGAAGGAATGCAGTTCGACAGAGGATATCAATCGCCTTATTTCGTGACGAATCCTGAAAAAATGGTTACGGAATTAGAAAATCCTTATATTTTATTGGTGGAGAAAAAAATCTCTTCAATGAAAGATTTACTTCCGGTTTTAGAACCAGTTGCACAAGCGGGAAAAGCTTTATTAATTATCTGTGAAGAAGTTGAAGGTGAAGCTTTAGCTACTTTGGTAGTCAACAAATTAAGAGGATCATTAAAAATTGCTGCTGTAAAAGCTCCAGGTTTTGGAGACAGAAGAAAAGCAATGTTAGAAGACATCGCGATTTTAACGGGCGGAACTGTTATTTCTGAAGAAAGAGGTTTCACTATGGAAAACGCTACTTTAGAAATGTTGGGAACTGCTGAAAAAGTAGTTATTGACAAAGACAACACAACTTTAGTAAACGGTGGAGGTGACGAAGCTCAAATTAAAGGTCGTGTGAACCAGATCAAAGCGCAGATGGAAACTACAACTTCTGATTACGATAAAGAAAAACTTCAGGAGAGATTAGCCAAGTTGGCTGGTGGAGTTGCCGTACTTTATGTAGGCGCTACTTCTGAAATCGAAATGAAAGAGAAAAAAGACAGAGTTGATGATGCCCTTCACGCGACAAGAGCTGCAGTAGAAGAAGGTATCGTTCCAGGTGGAGGTGTTGCTTTGGTAAGAAGTATTCCAACTTTAGATAATTTGAAAGGTGAAAACCAAGATCAGGATACTGGAATCAAAATTGTTAAAAGAGCGATCGAAGAGCCATTAAGACAAATCGTTGCCAATGCAGGTGGCGAAGGTTCCGTAGTAGTTGCGAAAGTTGCTGAAGGAACGGCAGATTACGGTTTCAATGCGAAAAACGACGAATACGTCAACATGTATGAAGCTGGAATTATCGACCCTACGAAAGTGGTGCGTGTTGCTTTAGAAAATGCAGCGTCTGTTGCAGGAATGTTGTTGACTACCGAATGTGTGATCACTGAGGTTAAGAAAGATGAACCAGCAATGCCAATGGGTGGCGGAATGCCGGGAATGATGTAA